A genomic segment from Maniola jurtina chromosome 9, ilManJurt1.1, whole genome shotgun sequence encodes:
- the LOC123867977 gene encoding uncharacterized protein LOC123867977, which produces MFKFVVLCAFLAAASATPGAVLTSLPYAAPAVVPAPALYSSYPSSYYSYSPSVVSAAALPYSAPFGYPHLIKKRSLAPLAVSSYIAPSAYLGSAPLVNSWTGAYSPYAGTYASPLATTYSSPLYTTAHLIKKRSAPLIVPSTYLASTPYATAPYAAAPLVASTYGAVGPYVSTPYYSAGPLAYTNFIKKRSAPLDVPSEE; this is translated from the coding sequence ATGTTCAAGTTTGTAGTGTTGTGTGCTTTCCTCGCTGCGGCGTCAGCTACCCCCGGAGCGGTGCTCACATCGCTGCCATACGCCGCGCCAGCAGTGGTTCCCGCGCCGGCGCTCTACTCCAGCTACCCTAGCAGCTACTACAGCTACTcaccatccgtcgtgtctgctgCTGCTTTGCCTTACTCCGCACCTTTCGGATACCCTCATCTCATCAAGAAACGCTCTCTTGCTCCTCTAGCTGTAAGCAGCTACATCGCACCTTCCGCATACTTGGGATCTGCTCCTCTGGTCAACTCCTGGACTGGTGCCTACTCGCCTTACGCTGGAACCTACGCCAGTCCCCTGGCCACCACTTACTCGTCACCCCTGTACACCACCGCACATCTGATCAAGAAGAGGTCCGCACCGCTCATCGTGCCTTCAACTTACCTGGCATCTACCCCCTACGCTACTGCTCCCTATGCCGCTGCTCCCCTCGTGGCTTCAACCTACGGCGCCGTTGGCCCCTACGTGTCGACTCCCTACTACTCTGCCGGTCCTCTTGCCTACACGAACTTCATCAAGAAGCGGTCTGCTCCTCTGGACGTCCCCTCGGAGGAATAA
- the LOC123867976 gene encoding uncharacterized protein LOC123867976, producing MFKFVVLCAFLAAASATPGAVLTSLPYAAPAVVPAPALYSSYPSSYYSYSPSVVSAAALPYSAPFGYPHLIKKRSLAPLAVSSYIAPSAYLGSAPLVNSWTGAYSPYAGTYASPLATTYSSPLYTTAHLIKKRSAPLIVPSTYLASTPYATAPYAAAPLVASTYGAVGPYVSTPYYSAGPLAYTNFIKKRSAPLDVPSEE from the coding sequence ATGTTCAAGTTTGTAGTGTTGTGTGCTTTCCTCGCTGCGGCGTCAGCTACCCCCGGAGCGGTGCTCACATCGCTGCCATACGCCGCGCCAGCAGTGGTTCCCGCGCCGGCGCTCTACTCCAGCTACCCTAGCAGCTACTACAGCTACTcaccatccgtcgtgtctgctgCTGCTTTGCCTTACTCCGCACCTTTCGGATACCCTCATCTCATCAAGAAACGCTCTCTTGCTCCTCTAGCTGTAAGCAGCTACATCGCACCTTCCGCATACTTGGGATCTGCTCCTCTGGTCAACTCCTGGACTGGTGCCTACTCGCCTTACGCTGGAACCTACGCCAGTCCCCTGGCCACCACTTACTCGTCACCCCTGTACACCACCGCACATCTGATCAAGAAGAGGTCCGCACCGCTCATCGTGCCTTCAACTTACCTGGCATCTACCCCCTACGCTACTGCTCCCTATGCCGCTGCTCCCCTCGTGGCTTCAACCTACGGCGCCGTTGGCCCCTACGTGTCGACTCCCTACTACTCTGCCGGCCCTCTTGCCTACACGAACTTCATCAAGAAGCGATCTGCTCCTCTGGACGTCCCATCGGAGGAATAA